In one Zobellia galactanivorans genomic region, the following are encoded:
- the rfbB gene encoding dTDP-glucose 4,6-dehydratase: MPNRTILITGGAGFIGSNFIPFFLEEHRNVSIVNLDKLTYAGNLDHLEEVRNNERYKFVQGDICDAGLVGSIFNNDRITDVIHFAAESHVDNSIEGPEAFIRTNINGTFTLLEAARKHWLDKANRAKAGFETSRFHHISTDEVYGSLGESGFFDENTAYAPNSPYSASKAASDFLVRSYFHTYGLNVVTSNCSNNYGPKQHDEKLIPTIIRKALVGEEIPIYGDGKNVRDWLYVLDHCTGINAAFTQGKAGETYVIGGNNEHNNIFIAQKICAILDEVHPRQGGSYKEQITFVKDRLGHDFRYAIDATKIKTELDWRPKSDFDSGLRETVSWYINKYQKV, translated from the coding sequence ATGCCTAATAGAACAATTCTTATAACAGGTGGGGCGGGTTTCATAGGAAGCAACTTCATTCCGTTTTTCTTGGAGGAACATCGCAATGTTTCCATCGTGAACCTTGACAAACTTACCTATGCGGGAAACCTTGACCATCTCGAAGAAGTTAGAAATAACGAACGGTATAAGTTTGTTCAGGGCGATATTTGCGATGCCGGTTTGGTGGGGTCAATTTTTAACAACGACCGCATTACGGATGTTATTCACTTTGCGGCAGAGTCTCATGTAGACAATTCAATAGAAGGCCCCGAGGCATTTATTAGGACCAATATCAACGGAACCTTTACCTTGCTGGAAGCTGCGCGGAAACATTGGCTGGATAAGGCGAATCGTGCGAAGGCCGGTTTTGAAACCTCGCGTTTTCACCATATTTCTACGGATGAGGTCTATGGTAGTTTAGGGGAATCGGGATTTTTTGATGAAAATACCGCATACGCCCCCAATAGTCCTTATAGCGCTTCGAAGGCGGCTTCCGATTTTTTGGTGAGAAGTTATTTTCATACCTATGGACTTAATGTGGTTACCAGCAATTGTTCTAATAATTACGGGCCTAAACAGCACGATGAAAAATTGATTCCGACCATTATCCGAAAGGCCTTGGTGGGAGAGGAAATCCCCATTTATGGAGATGGGAAGAATGTTAGGGATTGGTTATATGTACTGGACCACTGTACGGGTATAAATGCCGCCTTTACCCAAGGGAAAGCAGGAGAAACCTATGTTATTGGAGGGAATAATGAACACAACAATATTTTCATTGCCCAAAAAATATGTGCTATTTTAGACGAAGTACATCCGAGGCAGGGAGGAAGCTATAAGGAACAGATAACCTTTGTTAAAGATCGTTTGGGACATGATTTCAGATATGCCATAGATGCGACCAAGATTAAGACGGAACTCGATTGGAGACCGAAATCGGATTTTGATTCCGGACTTCGGGAGACGGTTTCGTGGTATATAAACAAATATCAGAAGGTTTAG
- the rfbC gene encoding dTDP-4-dehydrorhamnose 3,5-epimerase yields MKITETSLKGCFIIQPRLFRDERGLFFESYQQKKFESAIGKEVQFVQDNISVSKKGVLRGLHLQTGLHAQAKLVQVAHGEVLDVVVDLRPESPTFGQHFKQILSSENRTSIFIPKGMAHGFLTLSEEATFMYKCDAFYNLASESGIIYNDEDLKIDWEGPVESPIISEKDKLLPTFKEFFQ; encoded by the coding sequence ATGAAAATAACGGAAACCAGCTTAAAAGGCTGTTTTATAATACAACCGAGATTATTTAGAGATGAGAGAGGTCTCTTTTTTGAATCGTATCAACAGAAAAAATTCGAAAGCGCTATCGGGAAAGAAGTCCAATTTGTCCAAGATAATATCTCGGTATCGAAAAAAGGAGTACTTAGAGGGCTTCATTTGCAGACAGGGCTTCATGCCCAGGCCAAATTGGTGCAGGTAGCCCATGGGGAAGTATTGGATGTGGTAGTCGACTTAAGGCCTGAAAGTCCTACTTTCGGACAGCATTTTAAGCAAATATTGTCAAGTGAAAATAGAACCTCTATTTTTATACCAAAAGGTATGGCCCATGGTTTTTTGACCTTGAGCGAAGAGGCCACCTTTATGTATAAGTGCGATGCTTTTTACAACTTGGCTTCCGAAAGTGGTATAATCTATAATGACGAGGATTTAAAAATTGATTGGGAGGGCCCGGTAGAGTCGCCCATTATTTCTGAAAAAGACAAGTTACTTCCTACCTTTAAAGAATTTTTTCAATGA
- a CDS encoding acyltransferase codes for MSTPTFFAHETAVVDEGCTIGEGTKIWHFSHIMSDCKIGERCNIGQNVVVSPQVVLGNNVKVQNNVSIYTGVICEDDVFLGPSMVFTNIINPRSAIIRRDSYQETLVKEGASVGANATIVCGNALGRFCLIGAGAVVTKEVPDYALIVGNPGRQIGWVSEYGHRLKFNEDHLAICPESGQEYKLEGNSVIRIK; via the coding sequence ATGTCTACCCCTACATTTTTTGCCCATGAAACCGCCGTTGTCGATGAAGGTTGTACCATTGGAGAAGGTACTAAAATATGGCACTTTTCCCACATCATGTCCGATTGCAAAATAGGGGAAAGGTGTAATATTGGGCAGAACGTCGTAGTCTCGCCCCAGGTAGTGCTCGGTAACAATGTTAAAGTTCAAAACAATGTATCGATATACACGGGCGTTATCTGTGAGGATGATGTTTTTCTAGGGCCATCCATGGTCTTTACGAATATCATCAATCCTAGAAGTGCCATTATCCGTCGCGATAGTTATCAGGAGACACTCGTAAAGGAAGGAGCTTCGGTCGGTGCCAATGCTACCATTGTCTGTGGCAATGCCTTAGGAAGGTTTTGTCTTATTGGTGCCGGTGCGGTAGTGACCAAGGAAGTACCCGATTATGCGCTTATTGTCGGAAACCCCGGGAGGCAGATAGGTTGGGTAAGCGAGTACGGCCACCGTCTAAAATTTAACGAGGACCATTTGGCCATATGCCCAGAAAGTGGACAAGAATACAAGTTAGAGGGCAATAGTGTAATACGAATAAAATAA
- a CDS encoding M23 family metallopeptidase → MAKKVKKRKEIKRKLLHKYRLVILNESTFEEKISFKLSRLNVFVTGSLCTIGLIALTTLLIAFTPLREYIPGYSSTKLKKQATDLTYKTDSLVASLHNTNRYLESIRMVLRGDVASQEVNLDSLRERFKIDPSSIDLTPIKEDSLLRAEVALEDKYNLFERNATGAEIELFPPLSGEISNAYDPEKQHYAVDVTAPKDTPIKAVANGTVIFSEWTADTGYVIILEHKDGLISVYKHNGSLNKRQGEVVRAGEVIASVGNTGEFTTGPHLHFELWSNGNAVNPLDYIDF, encoded by the coding sequence ATGGCGAAAAAAGTCAAAAAGAGAAAAGAAATCAAACGCAAGCTACTGCACAAGTACCGTTTGGTCATTCTTAATGAGTCTACCTTTGAAGAGAAAATCTCTTTCAAGCTGAGTCGCCTGAACGTTTTTGTTACGGGTTCGCTCTGTACCATTGGTCTTATCGCACTCACCACCCTGCTGATTGCCTTTACGCCGCTGCGGGAATATATACCGGGCTACTCGAGTACCAAACTTAAGAAACAGGCTACTGATCTGACCTATAAAACCGATTCTTTGGTGGCGTCCCTACATAATACGAATCGATATTTAGAGAGTATACGTATGGTCTTACGAGGGGATGTGGCATCACAGGAAGTGAATTTGGATTCATTGCGCGAACGTTTTAAAATTGACCCATCGAGTATAGACCTTACCCCAATAAAGGAAGATTCGCTATTAAGGGCCGAGGTGGCCCTGGAAGATAAATACAATTTGTTCGAGCGTAATGCCACAGGGGCCGAAATCGAACTATTTCCTCCCTTGAGCGGTGAAATATCAAACGCTTACGATCCCGAAAAACAACACTACGCGGTTGATGTAACGGCCCCTAAAGACACCCCTATAAAAGCAGTTGCCAACGGTACCGTAATTTTCTCCGAATGGACGGCCGATACAGGTTATGTCATTATTCTAGAGCATAAAGACGGACTCATAAGTGTTTACAAGCACAATGGTTCACTCAATAAAAGGCAAGGCGAAGTGGTCAGGGCCGGAGAAGTGATTGCCTCCGTAGGCAATACCGGCGAATTCACCACCGGACCTCATCTACACTTTGAATTATGGAGCAACGGTAATGCGGTAAACCCCTTAGACTACATAGATTTTTAA
- the rfbA gene encoding glucose-1-phosphate thymidylyltransferase RfbA, translating into MKGIILAGGSGTRLHPLTLAVSKQLMPIYDKPMIYYPLATLLSAGIQEILIITTPQDIGLFQKLLGDGSQLGCDFQYAVQENPNGLAEAFIIGADFIGNDKVALILGDNIFYGSGLAKLLQANNDPDGGIIYGYHVQDPKRYGVVEFDKDGKAISIEEKPQNPKSNYAVPGIYFYDNEVLEIAKRIKPSPRGELEITDINKEYLAKEKLTVSILDRGTAWLDTGTFSSLMQASQFVEVIEERQGLKVGAIEEVAYTMGYISREQLHKLAKPLVKSGYGSYLLEL; encoded by the coding sequence ATGAAGGGTATCATTTTAGCAGGAGGGTCAGGAACGCGCTTACATCCCCTTACATTGGCCGTAAGCAAGCAGCTTATGCCCATTTACGACAAGCCGATGATATATTACCCATTGGCCACCCTTTTGTCCGCAGGTATTCAAGAAATTTTGATCATAACGACCCCACAGGATATTGGCCTTTTTCAAAAATTATTGGGAGACGGAAGCCAATTGGGCTGTGATTTTCAATATGCCGTACAAGAGAACCCGAACGGATTGGCAGAAGCTTTCATTATAGGAGCTGATTTTATAGGGAACGATAAAGTTGCCCTTATTTTAGGCGATAATATTTTTTATGGCTCTGGCCTTGCAAAGTTACTCCAGGCGAACAACGACCCTGATGGTGGTATTATTTATGGCTATCACGTACAAGACCCGAAGCGCTACGGTGTAGTGGAGTTTGATAAGGACGGAAAGGCAATTTCCATAGAGGAAAAACCCCAGAACCCTAAATCTAATTATGCGGTTCCAGGCATCTACTTCTACGATAATGAGGTATTGGAAATAGCAAAGCGCATTAAACCCAGCCCTAGGGGCGAATTGGAAATTACCGATATCAATAAAGAGTATCTCGCTAAGGAAAAATTGACGGTGAGTATCTTAGATCGCGGTACGGCCTGGTTAGATACCGGAACCTTCAGTTCCCTTATGCAGGCCTCGCAATTTGTTGAGGTAATTGAAGAGCGTCAGGGGCTAAAGGTGGGAGCCATTGAAGAGGTGGCCTATACGATGGGATATATTTCTCGGGAACAACTACATAAATTGGCCAAACCGCTGGTAAAAAGTGGTTACGGCAGCTATTTGTTAGAGTTATAA
- a CDS encoding OmpA family protein, with protein sequence MKKLIAAYIFLVSFTCMAQEFQNIDSEEIAPPSETPSVDFTPVSEESFSVTETFEAAADRHGIPNRTFSDLEGVENGYYLISGVFTDSKTLDKTVKKLKRKGFESANYIKNTNNDLNYLYIAYYPFGLEAVDAWVSKLDGTYKNDLWILEIENSEAIGGEGIMFDDEAKTIESGIASLKDQPAMPVIETREDGMSAVTETTPKRGISESSDKTKLIQRADHFFDKMWYAEAAELYEQALEKGDKYRSKDVIQKAADAYYFNTNMEKAYEWYNVLYENYGEEMSSENIFKYAHSLKGTGKFARSKRLMRLYNKKVKDTPNDALANRAQANETTLDNILSSKSDLELKNLAINTQYSDFSPMFLDSNQVVFSSAKDSSIFTSRKYKWNNQPYLDLYVAKINEETNDLKEALKLSKKINTKYHEASVTFSPDNKTMYFTRNNYGKKLKRDKKGINHLKIYKSIKVDTEWTEATEVSFNSDNYSTGHPALSPDGKQLYFVSDMPGSLGKTDIFVVDVLDDGSFSEPRNLGPSINTEQREMFPFFNGEKLYFSSDGLTGLGGLDIYESAYDPENGFQEVKNLGQPINSNKDDFSYIVNEANQQGYFASNREGGKGDDDIYSFKRLTLEETPANHNAIAGVVTELVTGEVMPQALVELLDENGIKLKETIADDEGNFIFEDLDSSTKYLLKTVEDKFVDNERLIETTKNDTVKVDIAMKRLEEMIAIEDGIKKIKTEMIYFNFDKSHIRPDAAKELDKLVNVMKEYPSMVIKIESHTDSRGSKVYNEYLSDKRAKSTRDYIISQGISPERIESAIGYGESKLLNECDGSTPCSEADHVLNRRSEFIITHM encoded by the coding sequence ATGAAAAAACTAATCGCCGCCTATATTTTTCTAGTGTCGTTCACCTGTATGGCCCAAGAGTTTCAGAATATCGACTCGGAAGAAATCGCACCCCCTTCCGAAACCCCAAGTGTTGATTTTACCCCAGTCTCGGAAGAAAGCTTTTCCGTCACCGAAACGTTTGAAGCGGCTGCCGATCGGCACGGTATTCCCAACCGAACCTTCAGCGACCTTGAAGGTGTTGAAAACGGCTATTACCTCATTTCCGGGGTTTTCACCGATTCTAAAACACTTGACAAAACCGTCAAAAAGTTAAAAAGAAAAGGCTTTGAATCGGCCAACTATATCAAAAACACAAACAATGACCTCAATTACCTCTATATAGCTTATTATCCTTTTGGACTAGAGGCCGTAGATGCATGGGTTTCAAAACTAGACGGTACATACAAAAATGATCTTTGGATATTGGAAATTGAAAACAGTGAAGCTATTGGTGGTGAAGGTATAATGTTCGACGACGAAGCCAAAACTATTGAAAGTGGCATAGCCTCTCTCAAAGACCAACCGGCCATGCCTGTCATTGAAACACGTGAAGACGGGATGTCCGCCGTTACTGAAACCACACCAAAGCGCGGCATCAGTGAATCTTCCGACAAGACCAAACTCATTCAAAGAGCCGATCATTTCTTTGATAAAATGTGGTATGCCGAAGCCGCCGAACTATACGAACAGGCATTGGAAAAAGGTGATAAATACCGATCAAAAGATGTCATCCAAAAAGCGGCCGACGCCTATTATTTCAACACCAATATGGAAAAGGCATACGAATGGTACAACGTACTTTATGAAAACTATGGCGAAGAGATGTCTTCCGAGAATATTTTTAAGTACGCCCATTCCCTAAAAGGCACCGGAAAATTTGCCCGATCCAAACGCCTTATGCGCCTCTACAACAAAAAAGTTAAGGATACCCCTAACGACGCATTGGCGAACAGGGCCCAAGCGAATGAGACCACTTTGGACAACATCCTAAGTTCCAAAAGCGATTTAGAACTCAAAAATTTGGCCATAAATACCCAGTACTCCGATTTTTCCCCAATGTTCCTTGATTCAAATCAGGTGGTTTTTTCCTCCGCCAAAGACTCCTCTATATTTACCTCCCGTAAGTACAAGTGGAACAACCAGCCTTACCTCGACCTGTACGTGGCCAAAATAAACGAAGAGACGAACGACCTAAAGGAAGCCTTAAAGCTTTCCAAAAAAATTAATACCAAATACCATGAAGCCTCGGTTACGTTTTCACCCGATAACAAGACCATGTATTTTACCCGCAACAACTACGGTAAAAAACTCAAGAGGGATAAGAAGGGCATAAACCATTTGAAAATCTACAAATCGATCAAAGTGGACACCGAATGGACCGAAGCGACGGAAGTCTCTTTCAATAGCGATAATTACTCCACGGGCCACCCCGCATTGAGTCCTGACGGCAAGCAGCTTTATTTTGTTTCAGATATGCCAGGTAGCTTGGGCAAAACCGACATCTTTGTTGTAGACGTGCTTGATGACGGCAGTTTCTCCGAGCCCAGAAACTTGGGTCCGAGCATCAATACGGAACAACGCGAAATGTTCCCTTTCTTTAATGGGGAAAAGCTATATTTTTCTTCGGATGGATTAACCGGTCTTGGAGGATTGGACATCTATGAGAGCGCTTACGATCCCGAAAACGGTTTTCAAGAAGTAAAAAATCTCGGACAACCGATAAACAGCAATAAGGATGACTTTTCATATATCGTGAACGAAGCCAACCAACAGGGATATTTTGCCTCGAACCGTGAAGGCGGCAAAGGCGATGACGATATTTATTCGTTCAAACGTTTGACCCTAGAGGAAACACCTGCCAACCATAATGCCATTGCCGGTGTTGTCACCGAACTGGTAACGGGTGAAGTAATGCCCCAGGCCTTGGTCGAGCTTTTAGATGAAAACGGGATAAAACTTAAAGAAACGATTGCCGATGACGAAGGGAATTTCATTTTCGAGGACCTCGACAGCTCAACCAAATACCTTCTTAAAACGGTTGAAGACAAATTTGTAGATAACGAAAGATTGATAGAAACGACGAAAAACGATACCGTAAAAGTCGATATCGCCATGAAACGTCTTGAAGAAATGATTGCCATTGAAGATGGTATCAAGAAAATCAAGACCGAAATGATCTATTTCAATTTTGACAAGTCGCACATCAGACCTGATGCCGCCAAAGAATTGGATAAGCTCGTCAATGTAATGAAGGAATACCCGAGCATGGTCATCAAAATTGAATCGCACACCGATTCAAGGGGTAGCAAAGTATACAACGAATACCTATCCGATAAAAGGGCCAAATCCACTAGGGACTATATCATTTCCCAAGGTATCTCCCCTGAACGTATAGAGAGTGCCATCGGTTACGGTGAGAGCAAGCTTCTTAACGAATGTGACGGATCTACGCCTTGTTCGGAAGCGGACCACGTACTCAACCGAAGATCTGAGTTCATCATTACACATATGTAA
- the rfbD gene encoding dTDP-4-dehydrorhamnose reductase, with the protein MKSVLVTGAKGQLGKSIQKIASDYPQLHFTFADSKDLDITDPKSIAEKLSNKAFSHCINCAAYTNVENSEKEPEKAFKVNSQGVRNLALLCQEQQTVLIHISTDYVFDGEKGSPYLVTDTTNPINVYGASKLEGEQHIQNLMSAYFIVRTSWLYSEYGKNFYKTILQKAKEGADLSVTDEQVGCPTHAENLARYVLDLVVEDRETYGIHHFTDEESLSWYGFAQKILSENNLADKVRLEKAKNYRTFARRPKYSVLKK; encoded by the coding sequence ATGAAGTCCGTACTCGTTACCGGGGCCAAGGGGCAGTTGGGGAAAAGTATTCAGAAAATCGCTTCTGACTACCCACAATTACACTTTACATTCGCTGATTCCAAAGATTTAGATATTACGGATCCAAAATCCATTGCGGAAAAACTTTCGAATAAGGCCTTTAGCCATTGTATCAATTGTGCTGCCTATACCAATGTAGAAAACTCTGAAAAAGAGCCTGAGAAGGCGTTTAAAGTCAATTCACAGGGCGTTAGGAACTTGGCGTTGCTTTGTCAAGAACAACAAACGGTACTGATCCATATTTCAACGGACTATGTTTTTGACGGGGAGAAAGGTTCTCCATACTTGGTGACCGATACAACGAATCCCATCAATGTCTATGGGGCATCTAAGTTGGAAGGGGAACAGCATATTCAAAATTTGATGAGTGCCTATTTTATTGTAAGAACGTCTTGGCTCTATTCGGAGTATGGAAAAAACTTCTATAAGACGATTCTTCAAAAAGCCAAAGAAGGAGCTGATCTTAGTGTGACCGATGAGCAGGTCGGTTGCCCGACCCATGCAGAAAATTTGGCCAGATATGTATTGGATTTAGTCGTAGAAGACCGTGAAACTTATGGCATTCACCATTTTACGGATGAAGAAAGTTTAAGTTGGTACGGTTTCGCACAAAAAATACTAAGTGAAAATAATCTGGCGGATAAGGTGCGGCTTGAGAAAGCGAAGAATTATCGTACTTTTGCTAGAAGGCCTAAGTATAGTGTCTTAAAAAAATAA
- a CDS encoding DUF6909 family protein — MGNTTNNTRAQESTNAIERLYITMRHLFNRGFYKPTGVSGESLKNALLQLRPEIYGSIAEEKAELSGLIYVLERLPKGIEQCRFINLTSDEGYSKSHFVPIVPPKRRRNCYRIDDEQMNIEITRGRSDIYDILTHLTFLFIESEKICKRVLIEDTDRTIRDWSKLEEAVNKDELSLAEREVAVIHTANILGRSFIEIMEVHEQFATEEQPDRFLEIVYWLGKLAIEEEITGNKRAITFSSLLRERLGHHIHGERWADTIKETLRKNGLLHRPIHIISANMHSVMNTLFAKNALKKEFSGKESLKIYEALSSSLNEELRAKVTVVAKKNGMIAIDDFSGTNIDVQLFDTAKMSADACGYALPKGIKEEEKPVIFVMDYAFGEQAYETIDELLKPYKEPGKEPVFLNVASISVMGKAGILEGGKGDLMIPSAHIFEGTADNYPFKNELCADDFKGHGLKVFEGTMVTVLGTSLQNKDVLEFFHQSTWNVVGLEMEGVHYQKAIQSASKIRKSIQDNVKVRYAYYASDNPLETGSTLASGGLGTTGVKPTYLITEKILEQIFNS, encoded by the coding sequence ATGGGAAATACAACTAACAATACGAGGGCTCAAGAATCTACAAATGCCATTGAACGCCTCTATATCACAATGCGCCATCTGTTCAACCGTGGTTTCTATAAACCTACGGGCGTATCGGGTGAATCGTTGAAAAACGCATTGCTGCAACTTCGACCTGAAATATACGGATCCATAGCTGAAGAAAAGGCCGAGTTGAGCGGACTCATTTATGTTCTTGAACGCTTGCCAAAGGGCATCGAACAATGCCGATTTATCAATTTGACCTCAGATGAAGGGTATAGCAAATCCCACTTTGTACCTATAGTACCTCCCAAACGGCGAAGAAATTGTTATCGTATCGATGACGAACAAATGAACATCGAAATTACCCGTGGACGCTCAGATATCTACGATATTTTGACCCACCTTACGTTTCTGTTCATTGAGTCGGAGAAAATCTGTAAAAGGGTGTTGATCGAAGATACCGATCGTACGATACGTGATTGGTCTAAATTGGAAGAGGCCGTCAATAAGGATGAACTTAGTTTGGCAGAAAGAGAGGTGGCCGTTATACATACCGCAAATATCTTAGGCCGCTCCTTCATTGAAATTATGGAGGTTCATGAGCAATTTGCCACCGAAGAACAACCCGATCGCTTTTTGGAAATTGTTTATTGGTTGGGCAAATTGGCCATAGAAGAAGAAATTACCGGTAATAAAAGGGCGATAACCTTCAGTTCGCTATTGCGCGAGCGTTTGGGCCACCATATCCACGGGGAACGTTGGGCGGACACCATTAAGGAAACCTTGCGAAAGAACGGACTCTTACATCGGCCGATTCATATCATCAGTGCGAATATGCACAGTGTAATGAATACCTTATTCGCCAAAAATGCCTTAAAAAAGGAATTTTCCGGAAAGGAATCCTTAAAAATCTATGAAGCCTTAAGCTCTTCCTTAAATGAAGAACTGAGAGCCAAGGTTACGGTAGTGGCCAAAAAGAACGGGATGATCGCTATTGATGATTTTTCAGGTACCAACATAGACGTACAGTTGTTCGATACGGCAAAAATGAGTGCGGACGCTTGTGGTTATGCTTTGCCCAAAGGGATAAAAGAAGAGGAAAAGCCGGTAATCTTTGTAATGGATTATGCCTTTGGCGAACAAGCCTATGAAACCATTGATGAACTCTTGAAGCCTTATAAGGAACCGGGCAAAGAACCGGTTTTTCTGAATGTAGCTTCTATTTCCGTGATGGGAAAGGCGGGTATTCTTGAAGGAGGAAAAGGAGATTTGATGATTCCTTCGGCCCATATCTTTGAAGGTACGGCAGACAATTATCCGTTCAAAAACGAACTGTGTGCCGACGATTTTAAAGGACACGGACTTAAGGTTTTTGAAGGTACCATGGTAACTGTTTTGGGTACTTCCCTTCAAAACAAGGATGTGCTCGAGTTTTTTCACCAAAGTACATGGAACGTGGTAGGCCTTGAAATGGAAGGGGTTCATTATCAAAAGGCCATACAATCAGCCTCCAAGATTCGTAAAAGCATACAGGATAATGTTAAAGTACGATATGCGTACTATGCCTCCGATAACCCATTGGAAACCGGAAGTACCTTGGCCTCGGGCGGCCTAGGAACTACAGGGGTAAAGCCTACCTATCTCATAACCGAGAAAATATTGGAACAAATTTTTAATTCATAA
- the tatA gene encoding twin-arginine translocase TatA/TatE family subunit, translating into MTTLQIFLAIGPWQIAIVVLVVLLLFGGKKIPELMRGLGSGIKEFKDASKEDEPLEEKKD; encoded by the coding sequence ATGACAACTTTACAGATATTTTTGGCGATAGGACCATGGCAAATAGCCATCGTCGTGTTGGTGGTTCTTTTATTGTTTGGAGGAAAAAAGATTCCTGAATTGATGCGCGGACTTGGTAGTGGTATAAAAGAATTCAAAGATGCTTCTAAAGAAGACGAGCCCCTAGAAGAAAAGAAAGACTAA
- a CDS encoding GH3 auxin-responsive promoter family protein, whose protein sequence is MSIKSLAAKIFAKRIAKQTAKWRDNPVATQEAVFRELIQKAKRTKFGVDHGFEHIKSHEDFKKKVPIRDYEALKPYVQEVVEGKENILWPGKPIYFAKTSGTTSGAKYIPITDTSIKHQVNASRNAILNYIDETGNADFVTGKMIFLQGSPELDEKNGIKLGRLSGISAHYVPNYLQKNRLPSWETNCIEDWETKVNTIVEETMNEDMTVIAGIPSWVQMYFEKLESKSGQKIGDLFKNFQLFIYGGVNYEPYRAKFEGLIGKKVDSIELFPASEGFFAYQDAQNEKGMLLLLDSGIFYEFVKADEFFDENPERITIKDVELHVNYVMIISTDAGLWAYNLGDTVQFISLKPYKIIVSGRIKHFISAFGEHVIAKEVEEAMQLAVNETGASINEFTVAPQITPEGNQLPYHEWLVEFEKEPTDMAKFIEILDVSLQKQNSYYFDLIDGKILQTLKVTPIKEGGFNAYMKSIGKLGGQNKVQRLANDRKVADGLVSFKK, encoded by the coding sequence ATGTCGATAAAATCACTTGCAGCAAAAATTTTCGCAAAACGCATCGCCAAGCAAACGGCGAAGTGGAGAGATAACCCTGTAGCGACCCAAGAAGCCGTCTTTCGTGAATTGATTCAAAAGGCGAAGCGTACCAAATTCGGTGTCGACCATGGTTTTGAGCACATAAAATCGCACGAAGATTTTAAGAAAAAGGTGCCCATACGTGATTATGAGGCCTTAAAACCTTATGTACAAGAAGTTGTAGAAGGCAAGGAAAATATCCTTTGGCCGGGCAAACCCATTTATTTTGCCAAAACCTCGGGAACGACTTCAGGGGCGAAATATATCCCCATTACCGATACTTCCATCAAACATCAGGTAAACGCATCGCGTAATGCCATTCTCAATTATATTGACGAAACCGGAAATGCCGATTTTGTTACCGGGAAGATGATTTTTTTACAAGGGAGTCCCGAACTGGATGAAAAAAACGGAATCAAATTGGGTCGGCTCTCAGGCATTTCGGCTCACTATGTGCCCAACTATCTCCAGAAAAACCGCCTCCCCAGTTGGGAGACCAATTGTATTGAAGATTGGGAGACCAAGGTAAATACCATTGTCGAAGAGACCATGAACGAAGATATGACCGTTATTGCGGGCATACCCTCTTGGGTTCAGATGTATTTTGAAAAGTTGGAAAGTAAGTCGGGACAGAAAATAGGGGACCTCTTCAAAAACTTTCAACTCTTTATTTACGGAGGGGTCAATTACGAACCGTATCGGGCCAAATTTGAAGGTTTGATCGGCAAAAAGGTAGATAGTATAGAGCTCTTTCCGGCAAGTGAAGGCTTCTTTGCCTATCAAGATGCCCAAAATGAAAAGGGGATGCTTTTGTTGTTGGATTCGGGAATATTCTATGAGTTTGTTAAGGCCGATGAATTCTTTGATGAGAATCCCGAACGGATTACCATCAAAGATGTAGAGCTGCACGTGAACTACGTGATGATTATTTCCACAGATGCCGGTCTTTGGGCCTATAACTTAGGGGATACCGTTCAGTTTATTTCTTTAAAGCCCTATAAAATCATTGTTTCTGGGCGAATCAAACATTTTATCTCGGCCTTTGGTGAACACGTAATCGCGAAAGAAGTGGAAGAAGCCATGCAATTGGCGGTGAACGAAACCGGGGCCAGTATAAACGAGTTTACGGTAGCACCCCAAATTACTCCCGAGGGCAATCAATTGCCCTATCACGAATGGTTGGTGGAATTTGAAAAGGAACCCACCGATATGGCGAAGTTCATAGAAATTCTAGATGTTTCCTTACAAAAGCAGAACAGTTATTATTTTGACCTGATCGATGGGAAAATCTTGCAGACCCTAAAGGTCACACCAATAAAGGAAGGCGGTTTCAACGCTTATATGAAATCGATTGGAAAACTGGGGGGGCAGAACAAGGTTCAACGTTTGGCCAACGACCGTAAAGTGGCGGATGGATTGGTTTCTTTCAAGAAATAA